The following proteins come from a genomic window of Dongia rigui:
- a CDS encoding TenA family transcriptional regulator yields MFMDDLIAGTTAERNALLGVPLIHKALRGEVTRAAYIEFLTQAYHHVRHTVPLLMTSGARMPQRLAWLRDAIVEYIDEETGHDEWILADIDAAGGDASAVRTGTPSAATELMVAYAYDGITRRNPVVFFGMAHVLEGTSVQLASQAAGVLRQSLNLPQKAFTYLTSHGSLDIEHTKTFADLVNRLDVAEDRSDILHAARMFYRLYADIFRGVEVAA; encoded by the coding sequence ATGTTTATGGATGATCTCATTGCTGGCACGACGGCCGAGCGGAATGCGTTGCTCGGCGTGCCGCTCATTCACAAGGCTCTGCGCGGCGAGGTGACGCGTGCCGCCTATATCGAATTCCTGACCCAGGCCTATCATCATGTGCGCCATACCGTGCCATTGCTGATGACCAGCGGGGCGCGGATGCCGCAGCGCCTTGCCTGGCTGCGCGATGCCATCGTCGAATATATCGACGAAGAGACCGGGCATGACGAATGGATCCTTGCCGATATCGATGCGGCCGGTGGCGATGCGTCGGCCGTGCGCACGGGGACACCGTCGGCCGCGACCGAATTGATGGTGGCCTATGCCTATGACGGCATCACGCGACGTAACCCGGTGGTGTTCTTTGGCATGGCCCATGTCCTGGAGGGGACCAGCGTGCAATTGGCAAGTCAGGCCGCGGGCGTGTTGCGCCAGTCGCTCAACCTGCCGCAGAAAGCCTTTACCTATCTCACCTCGCACGGCTCGCTCGACATCGAGCATACCAAGACCTTCGCCGACCTGGTCAACCGTCTGGACGTGGCGGAGGACCGCAGTGACATTCTCCACGCGGCGCGGATGTTCTATCGCCTCTATGCCGATATCTTCCGCGGTGTCGAGGTGGCGGCATGA
- a CDS encoding AMP-binding protein, translating into MTYRDALEALQERAAAQPQRTALVTVDGEISYAEMMRMVNEVARQLEGVKRCALYLDNGAGWVTADLALRRIGAVIVPLPLFFSADQVDHALRLSGVDAVITDAPERLGALLPGRQLRGEGLGGNPNLRGVVLCRLGVPTDLPVLPQGTHKVTFTSGTTGRPKGVCLSRPALDTIARSLCDATEGAAQDRHLSLLPFAALLENIAGIDVPLLAGATFCALPLAALGFTGSSGLQPTILAAALERCRPTSIVTVPQILAALMAMRMQGHWQPDYLRHVAVGGAVLAKGVVAKARALGLPVYEGYGLSECASVVTLNTRDADRPDSVGRPLPHCRVSIAADGEVLVNGLAALGYLGGGEAPAVSADGTLATGDIGRLDEDGYLHLLGRKKNMFITAFGRNVAPDWVESELTATAAIAQAYVHGEARPWNAAVIVPRPALLAQSEVDPRRLVAAAIDQVNTGLPDYARIGSWILADQPFLTANNLLTWNGRLRRAEIATLYRDRLDRLYQKDDLHVYG; encoded by the coding sequence ATGACATATCGCGACGCTTTGGAAGCACTCCAGGAACGGGCCGCGGCGCAGCCTCAACGAACCGCGCTTGTCACTGTTGACGGCGAGATCAGCTATGCGGAAATGATGCGCATGGTGAACGAGGTGGCGCGCCAGCTTGAGGGCGTCAAGCGCTGCGCGCTCTATCTCGACAACGGCGCTGGCTGGGTGACCGCCGATCTGGCGCTGCGCCGCATCGGTGCCGTGATCGTGCCGCTACCGCTGTTCTTTTCGGCCGATCAGGTTGACCACGCACTACGCCTGTCCGGCGTCGACGCGGTGATCACCGATGCACCGGAGCGCCTTGGCGCATTGCTGCCGGGCCGCCAGTTGCGCGGAGAAGGCCTCGGCGGAAACCCCAATTTGCGCGGCGTTGTGCTTTGCCGCCTGGGCGTGCCAACCGATTTGCCGGTTCTGCCGCAAGGGACGCACAAGGTCACGTTTACCTCGGGGACGACCGGCCGGCCCAAGGGTGTTTGCCTGTCCCGGCCGGCGCTCGATACCATCGCGCGTTCGCTTTGCGATGCCACGGAAGGCGCAGCGCAGGATCGGCATCTCAGCCTGCTGCCTTTTGCGGCCTTGCTTGAGAACATCGCCGGCATCGATGTGCCGCTCTTGGCGGGTGCCACATTCTGTGCCCTTCCGCTGGCAGCACTCGGCTTCACCGGGTCTTCGGGACTGCAGCCGACAATCCTCGCGGCGGCGCTGGAACGCTGTCGGCCCACCAGCATCGTGACTGTGCCGCAGATTCTGGCGGCACTTATGGCGATGCGCATGCAGGGACACTGGCAGCCAGACTATCTGCGTCATGTCGCGGTCGGCGGCGCGGTGCTGGCCAAGGGTGTTGTGGCAAAGGCGCGCGCTCTCGGCCTGCCGGTCTATGAAGGCTATGGCCTCTCGGAATGCGCCTCGGTCGTGACGCTCAACACCCGTGATGCCGACCGGCCGGACAGCGTCGGTCGCCCCTTGCCGCATTGCCGCGTCAGCATTGCGGCTGACGGCGAGGTGCTGGTGAACGGGCTGGCCGCGCTGGGATATCTGGGTGGTGGTGAGGCACCAGCGGTGTCTGCCGATGGCACACTGGCGACCGGTGACATCGGCCGGCTCGATGAGGATGGCTATCTTCACCTCCTCGGCCGCAAGAAGAACATGTTCATCACCGCCTTCGGCCGCAATGTGGCACCCGATTGGGTGGAGAGCGAACTGACCGCCACGGCGGCAATCGCCCAGGCCTATGTGCATGGCGAGGCGCGGCCATGGAACGCCGCGGTTATTGTGCCGCGGCCGGCCTTGCTGGCGCAAAGCGAGGTCGATCCGCGGCGCCTCGTTGCTGCGGCGATCGACCAGGTCAACACCGGCCTGCCCGATTACGCGCGCATAGGCAGCTGGATCCTGGCGGATCAGCCTTTTCTGACCGCCAACAATCTCCTCACCTGGAACGGCCGCCTGCGCCGGGCCGAGATCGCGACGCTCTATCGCGACCGGCTGGACCGACTCTATCAAAAGGACGATTTGCATGTTTATGGATGA
- a CDS encoding thermostable hemolysin: MTEELIRERFRQSFGADLHALMPRLFTLRADDGALPGDLLCAFGLREAGKHRLYMEQYLDEPVEVAISRLADEGVARARIIEVGNLAALPGNARTMIVTVTRYLHAAGYHWVVFTGVAALRAAFHRLGLKPQIIAKADPARLAVDDLANWGNYFAALPQVMAGDVRYGHRVLTEVANTATISWQSAS; encoded by the coding sequence ATGACGGAGGAACTCATCCGCGAAAGGTTCCGGCAATCGTTCGGGGCCGATCTCCACGCATTGATGCCGCGTCTCTTTACCCTGCGCGCCGATGATGGCGCCCTGCCTGGCGACCTCCTTTGCGCCTTTGGCCTCCGGGAAGCCGGCAAGCACCGCCTCTATATGGAGCAATATCTAGACGAACCGGTCGAGGTGGCGATCTCGCGGTTGGCAGATGAAGGCGTGGCGCGCGCGCGCATCATCGAGGTTGGCAATCTGGCGGCGTTGCCAGGCAATGCCCGGACCATGATCGTGACCGTGACGCGATATCTGCATGCTGCTGGTTATCACTGGGTCGTGTTCACCGGCGTTGCGGCGTTGCGGGCGGCGTTCCATCGCCTGGGGTTGAAACCGCAGATCATCGCCAAGGCCGATCCCGCACGGTTGGCGGTGGACGATCTTGCCAATTGGGGCAACTATTTCGCAGCGCTGCCGCAGGTCATGGCGGGCGACGTGCGCTATGGCCATCGTGTCCTTACCGAAGTTGCCAACACAGCCACCATCTCGTGGCAATCCGCATCATGA
- a CDS encoding periplasmic heavy metal sensor, producing MRDIFRGRLSTGLLLGSFALNIFLAGMVAAPHLFAPPPQPPLIPPPPRMVVERLADGLSEDGRHAMLVAFDGAADPLDALFASLVESQSDLMREFANETFDAAAYGRALETRKVAADHFFNAMSDFFRSIGTRLSVEDRRRIVERGRI from the coding sequence ATGCGTGACATCTTTCGTGGTCGCTTGTCGACCGGCCTGTTGCTGGGCTCATTTGCGCTCAACATTTTCCTGGCCGGCATGGTTGCGGCGCCGCATCTTTTTGCCCCGCCACCCCAGCCGCCCTTGATTCCGCCACCACCGCGCATGGTAGTCGAGCGGTTGGCCGATGGTCTCAGCGAAGACGGGCGCCATGCGATGCTGGTGGCTTTCGACGGTGCTGCAGACCCGCTCGACGCGTTGTTCGCAAGCTTGGTGGAGTCGCAATCCGATCTCATGCGTGAATTCGCCAACGAGACTTTCGACGCGGCCGCCTATGGTCGCGCATTGGAAACGCGCAAGGTGGCGGCCGACCACTTCTTCAACGCGATGTCCGATTTCTTTCGCAGCATCGGTACGCGACTCTCGGTCGAGGATCGCCGCCGCATCGTCGAGCGCGGCCGCATCTAA
- a CDS encoding sigma-70 family RNA polymerase sigma factor, which produces MSFSKPIGGAIALDAVETAKASADNGMSDEDLLDFMRAGDELAFRLLVTRHVYRAQRLAVRLVGNVTAAEDIVQDVFLQIWIKRADWRRTQAKFTSWLFRVVYNRCMDMRRKRRDVALDGIDEPTDDQADAVTRIYRNHVMRKLREAMAQLPGSQYVALFLSYHEGYSTKDTAAAMGISLQAVESLLKRGRQNLRDQLKRDRLNVQHAFPDP; this is translated from the coding sequence ATGTCATTCTCTAAGCCGATCGGGGGTGCCATCGCCTTGGACGCGGTCGAGACGGCCAAGGCCAGTGCCGACAATGGCATGTCGGACGAGGATCTTCTCGACTTCATGCGTGCAGGCGACGAACTGGCATTCCGGCTGCTGGTAACGCGACATGTCTATCGGGCCCAACGGCTGGCTGTGCGCTTGGTGGGAAACGTGACGGCGGCGGAGGACATCGTGCAAGACGTCTTCTTGCAGATCTGGATCAAGCGAGCTGACTGGCGCAGGACCCAGGCCAAATTCACCTCATGGCTCTTTCGCGTCGTCTACAATCGCTGCATGGATATGCGGCGCAAACGGCGCGATGTGGCACTCGATGGCATCGATGAGCCGACTGACGATCAGGCGGACGCCGTCACGCGCATCTATCGCAATCACGTCATGCGCAAATTGCGCGAGGCGATGGCCCAGTTGCCTGGCTCGCAATATGTTGCCTTGTTTCTGAGCTATCACGAAGGATATAGTACGAAGGATACGGCTGCAGCGATGGGTATCTCGTTGCAGGCTGTAGAGTCGCTCCTAAAGAGGGGCCGACAGAATCTCAGGGACCAATTAAAACGGGACCGCCTCAATGTGCAGCATGCATTCCCCGACCCATGA
- a CDS encoding flagellar protein FliS, translating into MKQGSGVATRAYRSVHAGSSILDIVISVYDAAIIDLLRAKDARLGGRLDQELAALNQASHRVLGLRNALDSRLESKLVGHLARFYLTASFQMLAVPRRKDPIVAVERLIRQIRQMRDAWRDVAARAAVAAQVAIPPAGEAVPRDWNVIL; encoded by the coding sequence ATGAAACAGGGTTCCGGCGTCGCCACGCGCGCCTATCGCTCGGTCCATGCCGGATCGAGCATCCTTGATATCGTCATTTCAGTTTATGACGCGGCGATTATCGACTTGCTGAGGGCGAAAGATGCGCGCCTTGGCGGGCGATTGGACCAGGAACTGGCGGCACTCAATCAGGCGTCGCATCGCGTGCTGGGCCTGCGCAACGCGCTCGACTCGCGCCTGGAATCGAAGCTTGTTGGGCATCTGGCGCGCTTCTATCTGACGGCCAGTTTCCAGATGCTGGCGGTACCGCGTCGCAAGGACCCGATCGTGGCGGTGGAGCGCCTGATCCGCCAGATACGACAGATGCGGGATGCCTGGCGTGACGTAGCGGCAAGGGCCGCCGTTGCAGCGCAAGTGGCAATACCTCCAGCCGGCGAAGCAGTGCCAAGGGATTGGAATGTCATTCTCTAA
- the fliD gene encoding flagellar filament capping protein FliD — MTVISASSGSSGTSGVSSASVSLDTDALITAAVEARNAPADRIELNVTAAEAKVSAYQELESLLLALGDAADDLRNPASTTENDAFDARSVSLTATGSTEATDILGASVGANAEIGSYSIVVDQVAAVHKVSSDSQSSRDTALGLSGTVSLGAGANTAVSISITSDMTLDEIAAAINAETEDSGVKASVLKVNDGSYMLVLSGAKTNQAISLADSSGNALETLGLITANGDIGNEMQAAQPAILTVDGVEVTRDSNEIDDLIDAVTLYLYGADTGSTITLDVGADLTGINTAISDFADAYNAVRDFILGQQEVGSDGTVPDDAVLYGDALVRSVSNDLSTLLSSLSGSGASLAGIGISLDEDNKLQIDSTALADALSSDLDAVMELFRFEATTSSSKLAVIDNGEAGSSVDFTLDITVDGNGAITAASIGGDSSLFKIAGTRIEGAEGTAYEGIIFAYIGAESASVDVSITRGLAQKISDTITDYAGDYSGAEGSRITTQVDSLNDAVTDMETEISNIQQRTEDYRTWLTEYYARIEAQINAASRLREQLAVLLDSSDD, encoded by the coding sequence ATGACCGTCATTTCGGCGAGCAGCGGCAGCAGCGGAACCTCCGGCGTTTCCTCGGCCAGCGTCAGCCTGGATACCGACGCGCTGATCACGGCAGCCGTCGAGGCGCGAAACGCGCCGGCGGACAGGATCGAGCTCAACGTCACGGCAGCCGAGGCGAAGGTCAGCGCCTATCAGGAACTGGAATCCCTGCTCCTGGCGCTGGGGGACGCCGCCGATGATCTGCGCAATCCGGCCTCGACGACGGAAAACGATGCCTTCGATGCCCGGTCGGTCTCGCTGACCGCGACCGGGTCGACTGAGGCGACCGACATTCTGGGTGCTTCGGTCGGTGCCAATGCGGAAATCGGCAGTTACAGCATTGTCGTCGACCAGGTCGCTGCCGTGCACAAGGTTTCCAGCGACAGTCAGTCGAGCCGCGACACGGCCCTGGGCCTCAGCGGCACGGTCTCGCTTGGTGCCGGCGCCAACACGGCGGTGTCCATCAGTATTACCAGCGACATGACGCTGGACGAAATTGCCGCAGCAATTAACGCCGAGACCGAGGACAGCGGCGTGAAGGCCAGTGTGCTGAAGGTGAATGACGGCTCTTATATGCTGGTCCTTTCCGGCGCCAAGACAAACCAGGCAATTTCGCTTGCCGACAGCAGCGGCAATGCGCTGGAGACGTTGGGCCTGATAACGGCGAATGGCGATATCGGCAACGAAATGCAGGCGGCACAGCCTGCGATCCTCACCGTCGATGGGGTCGAAGTCACCCGTGACAGCAATGAAATCGACGATCTGATCGATGCGGTGACGCTCTATCTCTATGGTGCCGACACCGGTAGCACGATTACCCTGGACGTTGGCGCGGATTTGACGGGGATTAACACGGCGATCAGTGATTTTGCGGACGCCTACAATGCCGTGCGCGATTTTATTTTGGGTCAGCAGGAAGTCGGCTCCGACGGGACCGTCCCGGACGATGCCGTGCTGTACGGTGATGCGTTGGTGCGCAGCGTCAGCAACGATCTTTCGACCCTGCTGTCATCGTTGAGCGGCAGCGGTGCCAGTCTTGCCGGCATCGGCATCTCGCTCGACGAGGATAACAAGCTGCAGATCGACAGCACGGCTCTAGCCGATGCCCTCTCCTCCGATCTCGACGCGGTCATGGAGTTGTTCCGGTTCGAAGCGACGACGTCATCGTCGAAACTGGCTGTCATCGACAATGGCGAGGCCGGATCTTCGGTTGATTTCACGCTCGACATCACGGTCGACGGCAATGGTGCCATCACCGCTGCCAGCATCGGTGGCGATAGCAGCCTGTTCAAAATTGCCGGGACCCGGATAGAAGGTGCCGAGGGCACGGCTTATGAGGGGATCATTTTTGCCTACATTGGCGCGGAATCTGCATCCGTCGATGTGTCGATCACGCGAGGGCTGGCGCAGAAAATATCAGACACAATCACCGATTATGCAGGGGACTATTCCGGTGCCGAAGGATCGCGCATCACGACGCAGGTGGACAGCCTGAACGATGCCGTCACCGACATGGAAACCGAGATCAGCAACATTCAGCAACGAACCGAGGACTATCGCACCTGGCTTACCGAGTATTACGCCCGGATCGAAGCGCAGATCAATGCAGCGAGCCGGCTCCGCGAACAACTCGCGGTTCTGCTCGACAGCAGCGATGACTAG
- a CDS encoding flagellin, with protein sequence MPVIATNTAANTALRYLNLNSTQESSSVAKLSSGSRITKASDDAAGLAVGVRLQSDVTVLQQASTNASHGMSVLQTADGGASRISDILQRMKTLAAQSLSGAVTDDERAYINSEFTQLISEIDSIATGTRFNGEALLDGTTDFATGVDFLLGTDAATDTLTVTIDDLDSTALTLNASTVDTQANASTAAASIDTAIDTVLSARASIGAQMSRFDYRGQMIETSIENLSSAQSAIMDADVAEEQSNLTTAEVLTDASISALSHANDMATRLSKLLQ encoded by the coding sequence ATGCCTGTCATCGCTACCAATACGGCGGCCAACACCGCCTTGCGCTATCTCAATCTCAACTCGACGCAAGAATCGAGTTCGGTTGCCAAACTGTCGAGCGGCTCGCGCATTACCAAGGCATCGGATGATGCCGCCGGTCTTGCGGTCGGCGTGCGACTGCAATCCGACGTTACCGTCCTGCAGCAGGCCTCGACCAACGCGTCGCACGGCATGTCGGTGCTGCAGACCGCCGATGGCGGCGCCTCGCGAATCTCGGACATTCTGCAGCGCATGAAGACGCTGGCGGCCCAGTCGCTGTCCGGCGCCGTGACCGACGACGAGCGTGCCTATATCAACTCCGAATTCACGCAGCTGATCTCGGAAATCGACAGCATCGCCACCGGCACGCGGTTCAACGGGGAAGCGCTGCTGGATGGCACGACCGACTTCGCCACCGGCGTTGACTTCCTGCTCGGAACCGATGCCGCCACAGATACGCTCACCGTCACCATCGATGATCTGGATTCGACGGCATTGACCCTCAATGCCTCGACTGTCGACACCCAGGCAAATGCCAGCACGGCGGCGGCATCGATCGACACGGCGATCGACACGGTCCTGTCGGCGCGTGCCAGCATCGGCGCCCAGATGTCGCGCTTCGACTATCGCGGCCAGATGATCGAGACGTCGATCGAGAATCTGAGTTCGGCCCAATCGGCCATCATGGATGCCGACGTTGCCGAAGAACAGTCGAACCTGACGACGGCCGAAGTGCTGACGGACGCCAGCATCTCAGCGCTAAGCCATGCCAACGACATGGCCACGCGCCTGTCGAAGCTGCTGCAATAA
- a CDS encoding flagellar hook assembly protein FlgD: MSVSSVVTSLANATATNSSYSSSSSSSSSSSSSSSSTTTLFDNYEAFLTLLTTQLQNQDPLDPMDTSEFTNQLVQYADVEQSIKTNDTLEDLLSLTSWNTNTLALSYVGKTVEYDSEYSALSDGEANWNYELDDDASSVTLTVKDQNGNTVYTESGGADAGTHAFTWDGTDSDGNQLADGTYSLTVHALSASGAEIESSVSSLGKIDRVDTSGDEIALYVGDVAVTVDDIISLTN, encoded by the coding sequence ATGTCGGTGAGCAGCGTCGTTACATCCCTGGCCAACGCGACGGCCACGAACAGTTCCTATTCGTCATCGTCTTCGTCGAGCAGCAGCTCCAGCTCATCGTCGAGCTCGACCACGACACTTTTCGACAATTACGAGGCGTTCCTGACGCTGCTGACGACACAGCTGCAGAACCAGGATCCGCTCGATCCGATGGATACGTCGGAATTCACCAACCAGCTGGTGCAGTACGCCGATGTCGAACAGTCCATCAAGACCAATGACACGCTGGAAGACCTTCTCAGCCTGACCTCCTGGAACACCAACACGCTGGCCTTGAGCTATGTCGGCAAGACGGTCGAATACGACAGCGAATACAGCGCGCTCAGCGATGGCGAGGCCAATTGGAACTATGAACTGGACGACGACGCCAGCAGCGTCACGCTCACCGTGAAGGACCAGAACGGCAACACTGTCTACACCGAGAGCGGCGGCGCCGATGCCGGCACGCATGCCTTCACCTGGGACGGCACCGACAGCGACGGCAATCAATTGGCCGACGGCACCTATTCGCTGACCGTCCATGCGCTTTCCGCCAGCGGTGCTGAAATCGAGAGCAGTGTCAGCAGCCTCGGCAAGATCGACCGCGTCGATACGTCCGGCGACGAAATCGCCCTTTATGTCGGCGATGTCGCGGTCACGGTAGACGACATCATTTCCCTCACCAACTGA
- the flgE gene encoding flagellar hook protein FlgE: MSLGNAINTAVSALNAQSQAISMISDNISNSSTVGYKATTASFSSLVTQNYNSSSYASGGVAVTDSRNVGLQGLIESSTISTNLALDGGGFFVVSEPGNNGSADIAYTRNGEFSADKDGYLSTSAGYQLMGYRVDSEGNPVNGDVFNVDDLTAIDVDIVSGLAQASSTVTLSAGLPADAANGASVSLDVEFFDSLGVAHSTTLTYTKTGTNEWEMSFGNAVNPDDSTAITGTGSGATYDLVFDSSGKLSSVSPSPVELSFTALTSGAADINLTLDIQESGSLTQYAAQDGEIDLELYSLDTDGARYGRYTNVEIDDDGLVTANFDNGLSMAIYKIPVATFANPNALQALSNNVFLPTVDSGNYILKDAGEGQAGLIRSSSVESSTVDIADEFSRMIIAQQAYSAASKVVTTADEMIDTLMQAIR; the protein is encoded by the coding sequence ATGAGCCTTGGCAATGCCATCAACACCGCCGTTTCTGCGCTCAACGCCCAGAGCCAGGCGATCTCGATGATTTCGGACAACATCTCCAACAGCAGCACCGTGGGCTATAAGGCGACGACCGCCAGCTTCAGCTCGCTGGTGACGCAGAATTACAACAGTTCCTCCTACGCCTCCGGCGGTGTCGCGGTGACCGACAGCCGCAATGTCGGCCTGCAGGGACTGATCGAAAGCAGCACCATTTCGACCAATCTGGCCCTCGATGGCGGCGGCTTCTTTGTCGTGAGCGAACCCGGCAATAACGGCTCGGCAGATATTGCCTATACCCGTAACGGGGAATTTTCTGCCGACAAGGACGGTTATCTTTCGACCAGCGCAGGCTATCAATTGATGGGCTACCGGGTTGATTCCGAGGGCAATCCTGTCAATGGTGACGTGTTCAACGTCGACGACCTCACCGCCATCGACGTCGATATCGTCTCCGGCCTCGCGCAGGCCAGCAGCACAGTGACGCTGTCCGCGGGCCTCCCTGCGGATGCCGCCAACGGCGCCAGCGTTTCGCTGGACGTCGAGTTCTTCGACAGTCTCGGCGTCGCCCACAGCACGACCCTCACCTATACCAAGACCGGCACCAATGAATGGGAGATGAGCTTCGGCAATGCCGTCAACCCGGACGACTCGACAGCCATCACCGGCACCGGTTCTGGCGCCACCTATGATCTGGTCTTCGACAGTTCCGGCAAGCTCAGCTCCGTCTCGCCTTCGCCGGTCGAGCTGAGCTTCACCGCCCTCACCTCCGGTGCTGCCGACATCAATCTCACGCTCGACATCCAGGAATCCGGCAGCCTCACGCAATACGCCGCACAGGATGGCGAGATCGATCTCGAGCTCTATTCGCTCGACACCGACGGCGCCCGTTATGGCCGGTACACCAACGTGGAAATCGACGATGACGGGTTGGTCACAGCCAATTTCGACAATGGCCTCAGCATGGCCATCTACAAGATCCCCGTCGCCACCTTCGCCAATCCCAATGCGCTGCAGGCGCTCTCCAACAACGTCTTCCTGCCGACGGTCGATTCCGGCAACTACATCCTCAAAGACGCCGGCGAGGGGCAAGCGGGGCTCATCCGCTCGTCATCAGTCGAATCCTCCACCGTCGACATCGCCGACGAGTTCAGCCGCATGATCATCGCCCAGCAGGCTTATTCGGCAGCCTCCAAGGTCGTCACCACGGCCGATGAGATGATCGACACATTAATGCAGGCGATCCGCTGA
- the flgK gene encoding flagellar hook-associated protein FlgK, whose translation MTLSSAISTATSGMRATQAAITTTSNNIANADVDGYTKKSATFQTVVISGTGSGVSLGEIQRQVDAGLERRTNTARSQSSLSEVVADYLSQLSNAIGTTTGDDTIASAISNLTNSLQSLSVSPDSTSEAQSVVTDLADLADSANTLTDSIQDLRQDADRAIADSVDTVNAALERLDDLNAQVLRAQASGASTADLADQQMQQVAIIAQEINVTYFTDGTGAVSVYGPGGTVLLNDDAHLLSFTAAASVDSGDSLANGNLSGISVGGKDMTAFISSGTIGGLLDVRDDILPAQQASVDALTDQIMTAVNAAQNAGTSVPPPNALTSSDAIDGSASLGGNGTLRVALLDADGKVQSYSDLDLTTYATVNDLVAAIDGMSGVTATIDADGKLSIAADDGSLGIGLAQLSGGIGGESVSSALGLNDLLSVDSEGHLSLRADVAADPSLLARGALSSATTLTIGASGIESGDTTAIASLVEAFTGTRNFAAVGDLGTVKGTIADYAAEIIGHVATLSTNATANAEIKSGALDNLSSSLANASGVNLDEEAAELEILQTNYQAAANVISVIQEMYDTLLNMI comes from the coding sequence ATGACCCTCAGCAGCGCCATATCGACCGCGACCAGCGGCATGCGTGCCACGCAAGCCGCCATCACGACCACGTCGAACAATATCGCCAATGCCGATGTCGACGGTTACACCAAGAAATCGGCGACATTCCAGACCGTCGTCATCAGCGGCACCGGCAGCGGCGTAAGCCTCGGCGAGATCCAGCGCCAGGTTGATGCCGGTCTGGAACGGCGGACCAACACGGCGCGGAGCCAGAGCAGCCTTTCGGAGGTCGTTGCCGACTACCTGTCGCAGCTCAGCAACGCCATCGGCACCACCACAGGCGACGACACCATCGCCAGCGCCATCAGCAACCTGACCAACTCGCTGCAGAGTCTCTCCGTGAGCCCGGACAGCACCAGCGAAGCGCAATCGGTCGTGACGGATCTCGCCGATCTCGCCGACAGTGCCAATACGCTCACCGATTCCATCCAGGACCTGCGGCAGGATGCCGACCGCGCCATCGCCGACAGTGTCGATACGGTCAATGCCGCGCTGGAACGGCTCGACGATCTCAACGCCCAGGTCTTGCGCGCCCAGGCCAGCGGCGCCTCCACCGCCGATCTTGCCGACCAGCAGATGCAGCAGGTGGCGATCATCGCACAGGAGATCAACGTCACCTATTTCACCGATGGCACGGGCGCGGTCAGTGTCTACGGCCCAGGTGGCACCGTGCTTCTCAACGACGATGCGCATCTCTTATCCTTTACCGCCGCCGCATCCGTCGACAGCGGCGACAGCTTGGCCAACGGCAACCTCTCCGGCATCTCGGTCGGCGGCAAGGACATGACCGCGTTCATCAGCAGCGGGACGATCGGCGGCCTGCTGGATGTCCGCGACGACATTCTGCCCGCGCAACAGGCCAGTGTCGATGCCCTGACCGACCAGATCATGACGGCGGTCAATGCGGCGCAGAATGCCGGCACCTCGGTTCCCCCACCCAACGCACTGACCAGTTCTGATGCAATCGACGGCAGCGCCAGCCTTGGCGGCAATGGCACATTGCGCGTGGCGCTGCTCGACGCTGACGGTAAAGTCCAATCCTATAGCGATCTCGATCTCACCACCTATGCGACGGTGAACGACCTTGTCGCCGCCATCGACGGTATGAGCGGGGTCACCGCCACCATCGATGCCGATGGCAAGCTCAGCATCGCCGCCGATGACGGCAGCCTTGGCATCGGCCTCGCCCAGCTTTCCGGCGGCATCGGCGGCGAGTCCGTGTCAAGCGCCTTGGGGCTCAATGACCTTTTAAGCGTGGATAGTGAAGGGCACCTCAGCTTGCGCGCCGATGTCGCCGCCGATCCGTCGCTGCTGGCGCGCGGCGCCCTCTCCAGCGCAACGACATTGACGATCGGCGCGAGCGGCATAGAGAGCGGCGACACCACCGCCATCGCCAGCCTGGTCGAGGCCTTCACAGGCACCCGCAACTTCGCCGCCGTCGGCGATCTTGGCACCGTCAAAGGGACGATCGCCGACTATGCCGCCGAGATCATCGGGCATGTCGCAACCCTGAGCACGAATGCGACGGCAAATGCCGAGATAAAGTCCGGCGCCCTCGACAATCTCAGCAGCTCCCTTGCCAATGCCTCTGGCGTCAATCTCGATGAGGAGGCGGCGGAACTGGAGATTCTGCAGACGAACTACCAGGCAGCGGCGAATGTCATTTCCGTCATTCAGGAAATGTACGACACGCTGCTCAACATGATCTAA